From a single Nicotiana tomentosiformis chromosome 2, ASM39032v3, whole genome shotgun sequence genomic region:
- the LOC104089871 gene encoding protein ARABIDILLO 2 yields the protein MKSNMFTETEHAQIKLASPAGKSRIRQEIEFISSLISLSYSIKVFPVKWQSIRNKLEELLSSLSAIENCDSTENYPPLCSSLQAINATLKNCNELSKHCMEFSYSGKLLMQSDLDIISSKLDNHVRNISEIYSLGLLTQSYAIIVSRPSIGASRDDIKFYIRDLLSRLKIGSSEMKKQALIALNEVIQEDDRYVKVAIEVDSFVNLLVNFLDLQEDNLQEEAAKTLSVIAGYQSYRSCLISTGIIAQLIRVLECGNGLSKEFAARCLQRLTENSDNAWSVSAHGGVTVLLKLCTESDSVGELVGLVCGVLKNLVGVEEIKRFMIEEGAISVFVKLARSKDEVTQISSIDFLQSMASGDEATRQMIMKEGGIRALARVLDPKSSFSSKAREMALRGIVNLCFSSVNSVNILLNHGFMDHILYFLRHGDGSLQELALKAAFWLCGTSGEAKKAMGDAGFMPELVNFLDSKSFEVREMAAETLSSMVIVPRNQKRFVQSDQNIGLLLQMLDPEQANFGNKKLLLSILMSLTSCNSARKKIANSGYLKNIEKLAEAEVSDAKKIVRKLSSNRFRNILSGIWHS from the coding sequence ATGAAATCCAACATGTTTACTGAAACGGAACATGCACAAATTAAACTGGCATCACCCGCCGGAAAATCAAGAATCCGGCAAGAAATTGAGTTCATTTCTTCACTCATATCTCTTTCTTATTCAATCAAAGTGTTTCCCGTGAAATGGCAATCTATTCGCAATAAGCTTGAAGAACTTCTCTCTAGTCTTTCTGCTATAGAGAATTGTGATTCAACTGAGAATTACCCTCCACTTTGCAGCTCTCTCCAGGCCATTAATGCAACCCTCAAAAACTGCAATGAACTTTCAAAGCATTGTATGGAATTTTCTTATAGTGGGAAACTCCTCATGCAAAGTGATCTTGATATAATTTCCTCAAAGTTGGACAATCATGTAAGGAACATTTCTGAGATTTACTCTCTTGGTTTGCTAACTCAGAGCTATGCTATTATTGTTTCAAGGCCGAGTATTGGCGCTTCTCGTGATGATATAAAGTTTTATATCAGGGATTTGTTGTCAAGGCTCAAGATTGGTTCTTCAGAAATGAAGAAACAAGCTTTAATTGCTTTGAATGAAGTCATTCAAGAAGATGATAGGTATGTTAAAGTTGCAATTGAAGTTGATAGTTTTGTTAATCTGTTGGTGAATTTTCTTGATTTGCAAGAAGATAATCTTCAAGAAGAGGCAGCTAAGACATTATCTGTAATAGCAGGTTATCAATCCTATAGAAGTTGTTTAATTTCTACAGGAATAATTGCGCAACTAATTAGAGTTTTAGAGTGTGGGAATGGTTTGAGTAAAGAATTTGCAGCAAGATGTTTGCAGAGGTTAACAGAGAATTCAGATAATGCATGGTCAGTTTCAGCTCATGGTGGAGTTACTGTTTTGTTGAAGTTATGTACAGAGAGTGATTCTGTTGGTGaattagttggtttggtttgtgGGGTGTTAAAAAATCTTGTTGGGGTTGAAGAAATCAAGAGGTTTATGATTGAGGAAGGTGCAATTTCAGTATTTGTCAAGCTTGCAAGGTCTAAAGATGAGGTTACACAAATTAGTTCAATTGATTTTTTACAAAGTATGGCTTCTGGGGATGAAGCAACTAGGCAAATGATCATGAAAGAAGGTGGAATAAGAGCTCTGGCTCGTGTTTTGGATCCGAAATCATCGTTCTCGTCTAAAGCAAGGGAAATGGCTTTGAGGGGGATTGTGAATTTGTGTTTCTCATCAGTGAATTCAGTGAACATTCTGTTGAATCATGGATTTATGGATCACATTCTGTATTTTCTTAGACATGGGGATGGTTCACTTCAAGAATTGGCCTTAAAGGCAGCATTTTGGCTATGTGGAACATCAGGAGAGGCCAAGAAAGCAATGGGGGATGCTGGATTTATGCCTGAGCTTGTGAATTTTCTTGATTCAAAGTCATTTGAGGTTAGAGAAATGGCAGCTGAAACACTATCAAGTATGGTTATTGTGCCAAGAAACCAAAAGAGATTTGTACAGAGTGATCAAAATATTGGATTGCTGCTACAAATGCTTGATCCTGAGCAGGCAAACTTTGGTAACAAGAAGCTATTGCTTTCTATACTCATGTCTTTAACAAGTTGCAATAGTGCCAGAAAGAAAATTGCAAATTCTGGGTATCTGAAAAACATTGAGAAGCTAGCAGAAGCTGAAGTTTCAGATGCAAAAAAGATTGTCAGGAAATTATCCTCCAATAGATTCAGAAACATTCTCAGTGGAATCTGGCATTCATGA